The DNA segment AGCCAATTGAAGAAGTTATGACTATAATAGAATAAAATATATTTAAAGACCGTAGATGTAAATAAAATCCTACGGTCTTTTATCCACCTAACGTTATATCTTGTTTGCTATACCATTTTAATGCATCATAAAAATGATTTGGTTTGAAATCAGGCCATAAATCATCTACTACATAAAAGTCTGAATATACAGATTGAACAGGTAAAAATCCACTAAGCCTTCTCCTTCCCCCCCATCGAATAATGAGGTCAATTCTACTAATATCACAAGAACACAATAAATTCATCAAATTTTTTTTACTGACTCTATCATTATTCTCGCTTTTTAACAAATTGTTTAAATCCCAATGCCACCCATAATTTACTAAAAAGTTTACTTTTATTCCTCCATTTCCAAATTTTCGCCTTCTTATAGTATATGGTTTTAATTCCTCTGGAAAAATTGGCGATTCATGATTGCCAATTACTAATAACTCTGCATCTTCTCTTGATAACATCTTTACTGCATCTACACATGCTTTTTTAAATGCTTCGATTTGAACTGCAGGTCTTTTAGTATTATCTGTAGTAAAACCATAATATGTAATCTCTTTTATTCCAAATTCTCTGCAGAGTTTAAAAAGTTCAAGTCCCGGTTTTAATCCATAATCATAACCTTTTTCTTTAGACATGCCTGCTTTTTTTGCCCATCTTCTATTTCCATCAGGAATAATTCCTATATGATTTGGTATTCTCATAAAATCACCTCAAAAAATAACATAAATGTTTCCATTATTTTATCTATTATTATTGACATATAATGTATTATTTATACTTTTTCTATTAAACATTAATTGATTTAAGTTGCAAGTTTTAGGGGCAATCCTCTTTAGTTCTCAGTTATCGGCTTTCGGCTGTCAGCTCTCAGCTTAATATCATTTCTTTAAAACCTTTCTAACCCCTAATTTTTAACTCTCAATTTTTAATTCTTAATTCTTAACTAAAATAAATATCCGGCTTTTCCAGCCGGATATTTATTTTACTAATTTGAATCTGTTGGAGGCGTAAAAGTCCTTTGTGCCAACTCCCTATCCAACATCAATAATCCATTTCCATTTGTTCCTATCATTTTTACCTGTTTAATTAATTTTTTAAACATATTCATTTCTTCAATTTGCTCATCAACAAACCATTTTAAGAAATTTATAGTTCCATATTCTTTTTCCTCTTGAGCTATATCCATCAGCTTATACACTCTATCAGTCACTACTTTTTCATGTTCTAAAGCACTTTCCAAAAGGTCTTCCAAAGATTTAAATTCATTTTTAGG comes from the Caminicella sporogenes DSM 14501 genome and includes:
- the uppS gene encoding polyprenyl diphosphate synthase, whose product is MRIPNHIGIIPDGNRRWAKKAGMSKEKGYDYGLKPGLELFKLCREFGIKEITYYGFTTDNTKRPAVQIEAFKKACVDAVKMLSREDAELLVIGNHESPIFPEELKPYTIRRRKFGNGGIKVNFLVNYGWHWDLNNLLKSENNDRVSKKNLMNLLCSCDISRIDLIIRWGGRRRLSGFLPVQSVYSDFYVVDDLWPDFKPNHFYDALKWYSKQDITLGG
- a CDS encoding ferritin, with the protein product MVSEKLINQLNEQMNFEFLSANYYLAMAAYCASIDLNGFENFFLVQAEEERFHAMKFYNYINEVDGRVVISAYDEPKNEFKSLEDLLESALEHEKVVTDRVYKLMDIAQEEKEYGTINFLKWFVDEQIEEMNMFKKLIKQVKMIGTNGNGLLMLDRELAQRTFTPPTDSN